The Solidesulfovibrio fructosivorans JJ] DNA segment CTTTGGCCTCCTCCTCGGTCTTGCCGCGCATGAGCGCCTCGGTCTGGGCGAAGAAGTTCGACAGCAGCATGTCCTGGTGCCGGCCGAGCGGATTGTGGCTGACGGCGGCGGCCAGGAAGTCGCAGGGGATGAGCTTCGTGCCCTGGTGGATGAGCTGGTAAAAGGCATGCTGGCCGTTGGTGCCGGGCTCGCCCCAGATGATCGGGCCGGTGGAGTACGGAACGTAACGGCCGTCGGCGGCCACGGATTTGCCGTCGCTTTCCATGTCGCCCTGCTGAAAATAGGCGGCAAACCGGGTCAGATACTGGTCATAGGGCAAAATGGCCTGGGTCTGGGCGCCAAAGAAGTTGTTGTACCAGATCCCGACAAGTCCCATGACGACCGGAATGTTTTTTTCCAGCGGCGTGTTGCGGAAATGCTCGTCCGCGACGAACGCCCCTTCCAGCATGGCCTCGTAGTTGTCGAACCCCACGGCCAGGGCGATGGACAGGCCAATGGCCGACCACAGCGAATAGCGCCCGCCGACCCAGTCCCAGAAAGCGAACATGTTGGCCGTGTCGATGCCGAATTTGGCCACGGCCTCGGCGTTGGTGGAAAGGGCCACGAAATGCTTGGCCACGGCCGCCTCGTCCCCCGCCGCCGCCAGGAACCAGTCCCGGGCCGTGTGGGCGTTGGCCATGGTCTCCAGGGTCGTGAAGGTCTTGGAGGCGATGATAAAAAGCGTGGTCTCGGGCGAGACGCGCTTGAAGGTCTCGGCCAGATGCGTGCCGTCCACGTTGGACACGAAATGGGCGGTGATGCCGGGCACGGCGTAATGGGCCAGGGCCAGCGTCGCCATCTGCGGGCCCAGGTCCGAGCCGCCGATGCCGATATTGACCACGTCGGTGATCTTTTTCCCGGTGTAGCCCGTCCAGGCTCCGGAGTGCACCTTGGCGCAAAAATCGCGCATCTGCTCAAGGACCCGGTTCACCTCGGGCATGACGTCCGCGCCGTCGACCAGGATCGGCCGATTGGCCCTGTTGCGAAGGGCCACGTGCAGCACGGCCCGGTCTTCGGTGCGGTTGATCTTCTCGCCGGAAAACATGGCGTCGCGCCGCGCTTCGACCCCTGCCTGCCGGGCCAGGTCGAAAAGCAGCGCCATGGTTTCCGCCGTGATCCTGTTCTTGGAATAGTCGAACAGGATATCCCCCAGGCGCAACGAGAACTTGGCGAACCGATCGGGATCGGCGGCAAAAAGGTCCCGCATGTGCAGGTCATGGATCGCGGCGTGGTGTCTGACCAGAGCCGCATGGGCGGGCAATTCGGTCATAAGCGGCATGGCGAAAGCTCCTTGGGACGAATACGTCGGTTAACGGGCCGCCATCCTGGCCGCGTGCGGGTGCAGCAGCCGGTTGACACGGCCCAGAAAACGCTTGTGATGCGGTCGCTCCAGAGCCAGATGCTCGTAAACCACGAGTTTGGCCCAATCCTCGATGAAAAGCCAGACAAGGCAGTATCCCCAGATAAGGCCCACGTATTCCCAGGGCACGGCGGCCACGAACCAACCGAGGCCCACGCAGGCCGTGGCCAACGCCTTGGTGGCCACGGCCGACCAGATCATGGCCGGCGCGGGATAGGGCGAGGCCCAGAAAGGCTTTCGCGTGCGGGCGACGAACAGGGTCAGGTGTCCGGCCACGGCGAGCTTCAAAAAGACGAAGGACTGGATCTGGGCCAGATCGAGTTTGAGGTAGGTCTTGGCAAGAATGAGCAGACCGAAGGTCTCGATGACGCCGATGGTGCCGAGCACCGTGGAAAGCGTCAGCACCCGGCGCATGTCCCAGCGCACCGGATTGGGGTCGAGATAAGTGTTGTCGTAGGCGATGGTCATGATCGGCACGTCGTTTAACAGCGCCAGCAGGATGATCATGACCGCGGTGATGGGATAGAAGTTGTAGACCAGGATGGCCAGCACCACGAAGAACATGATGCGGATGGTCTCGGTGATGCGGTAGATGGCGTAGGAATTCATGCGCTCGAAGATGCGCCGGGCGTATTCCACGGCCGAGACGATGACGGAAAGCCCGGGCGCGGTCAGCACCAGATCGGCGGCGGCCCGGGCGGCGTCGGTGGCTCCGGACACGGCGATGCCGACGTCGGCCTGCTTGAGGGCCGGGGCGTCGTTGACGCCGTCGCCGGTCATGCCGACCAGATGCCCGCGGTCCTGCAAGGCGCGCACGATGCCGTACTTGTGCTCGGGAAAGACCTGGGCGAAACCGTCGGCCTCCTCGATGCGCCGTTCGACATCGCCCGGCAAGCGCGAGACGTCGGCATCGGCGGCGAAAAACTCCCCGGCCGGGATCATATTGACGCCGAGCCCGAGCTGACGGGAAATTTCCCGGCCGATGGCCGTGTTGTCGCCGGTGACCATCTTGACGGCGATGCCGTGCTCCTTGGCCTTGGCGATGGTGGTCGCCGAATCCTCGCGCGGCGGATCGGACAGCGGCAGGATGCCGGAAAAGGTCCAGCCCCCCTCCCCGTCCTTGCGGGCCACGCCCAGGGTCCGCGACCCCTTGGCGGCAAGTGCTTCGATGGCGGCGTCGGCCTTGGCCGCGTCGTCCTTGGACAGGGCGCAAAGGCCCATGACCACCTGGGGCGCGCCCTTGGTCACGGCAAACGTCGCGCCCGAGGCGTCGGCGACGGTGGCCTCGGTGCGCTTGCCCACCGGATCGAAGGGGGTAAACGCCGTCTGCTTGTAGGCGTCGAGGGACTTGGGATCGGCCAGGGAGTGGATGATGGCCAGGTCGATGACGTCGTTGTCCTCGGCCTTGGAGGCCAGCGCCCCGGTCAGGATCAGGTCGGCGGCGTCCTTGGCGGCGAACACCAGCGGTTCGCCGAGGGTCAGCTTGTTCTGGGTGAGCGTCCCGGTCTTGTCCGAGCACAGGATGTCCATGCCGGCCATTTCCTCGATGGCCTCAAGGCGCGAGACGATGGCCTTGAGCCGGGAAAGCGCCAGCGCGCCCACGGCCATGGTCACGGAGAGCACCGCCGGCATGGCCACCGGAATGGCGGCCACGGTCAAAATAAGGGCGAACTGGACCAGATCCAGCACCTTCTCGCCCCGGTCGAGGCCGACCAGGATGAGGACCGCGACCAGGGCCAGGGTCAGGTAAATCAGATAGTCGCCGATGGTCATGACGGCTTTCTGGAAATGGGACACCGAACCGGCGCTGGAGACGAGCTTGGCCGTCTTGCCGAAAAAGGTGTTGGCCCCGGTGGCCGTGACCACGGCCGTCATCTCGCCCTGCTTGGCCACGGACCCGGAATAGACCGTATCCCCCACCTTCTTGGTCACGGGCAGGGATTCGCCGGTCAGGGCCGCCTGATCGACGCTCAAGTAATCGCCGGACAGACAGCAGGCGTCGGCCGGCACCACGTCGCCCAGGCGCAGGCGGATGACGTCGCCCGGCACGAGCGTGTCGGCCGCGATCTGGACAAGCTTGCCGTCGCGGTAGGCCCGGGCCATGAGCGCCAGCTGGTTTTTCAGCGCGGCCAGGGCGCCCGCCGCCTTGTGCTCCTCGAAAAAGCCGATGGCCGCGTTGAAGATGAGCAACACCAAAATGATGGTCAGGTCGGCCCAGTGCTTGACCACGGCCGACAGCACCGCCGCCGCCTCGATCATCCAGGGGATGGGGCCCCAGAAATAGCTGAGCAGGCGCAGAAGCGGGTTGACCTTTTTCTCCGGCAGGGCGTTGGGGCCGTACTTGGCCAGACGGTTGGACGCCTCGTCGGCGCTCAGGCCGGCCGGGGTGGTTTCCATTTCCTTGAGGATGTCGTCGACGTTTGTTTGGGGGGATGTGGCAGTGGTATCGGCCATGGAGGACCTCCTTGGACAAAATGACGGGGGGAATAACGCGACGGTATCGATCCGCTAGCACATCGGCGGGCAAAATGCACGACTTCGCGCGCGTTTTGTCGGGATCGCAACGGGATCGTTACGCGTCCGGCGCGGGGGCGGCCAATTGAAGCACCGCCTTGGCATACCCCTGGCGCAGGGCTTCCATGTAGGCGGCGTCCACCGGCCCTTTCCAGGTGGTGATCTGGGAAAACCGCTTGGGGATGCGCGTTTTGGTCGGATCGTAGCCGGTTTCCATCTTGCGCCGCCAGCGTTCGCGCCTCGCATGCTCGCTCGCCGCGTCGAGGTTGGCGGCAAGCTCGCCATGGCCCAGGCAGGTCAGCACGTCGCCGACGACCTCGGGCTTGTAGACCTCGCGGGCGAACAGGCAGGCCACGAGACAGGTGAGTTGCACGCGTTCGCGTTCGTCGTCCACGAGGAATTTGACCACCGCGTCCACGTCCTTTTCCTTGTGCTTCTGGTCGTAGGAATAGGCCCCGGTGTCGAGGTGGGAATGGCGGAAGGCCACGGTCTGGGAGGCGAAATAGGTCTCGCCCGTGGCGTAGCCGGCCATCTCCTGGCCCAGCACGCAGGCGAAGTCCTCGCCGCCGTACCGGGAGGCCGCGACCAGCGCCCCCTGGCCAAGGGCGGCGTAAAAGTCGTTGGCCTTGTGCCCGAGCAGCCACATGGCCCGCTTGAAGGCGGCCGCGTCGCCGAAGGCCAGTTTCACCTCGGTTTCCTTTTCGGAAACGAGCCCCTTGGTCGTGGCCTCCACGGCCCAGGCCAAGGCCACGCCGGCCGAGATGATGTCCAGTCCCTGCCGGTCGGCCACGTCGTTTATGGCCAGCACCTCGGTCGGATCGGTGACGCCGAGCATGGGGCCGGCGGCGAAATTGGGTTCGTGGTCGTAGGCCACCTGATGGATGGCGAAGCGGTGGGAGGCGGAAAACATCTCGCGCACCATGCCCACGTGGATGCAGCCCACCGGGCAGCCGGAACAGGCGGCGTTGTGCATGAGGAGCTTTTCGGCAAAGGCCTCGCCCGAGATTTTATCCGCCTCGGGGTCGCTCGTCGCGGCCAGGTTGCGCCAGGGCAGGGACTTGAGCTCGTTTAAGGGCAGCACGTTGGCCGGAGTGCCGAGGTTGTGGTATTTCTCCATCATCCCCGAGGCCGTGACCTTCTCGTGGATGTCCTTGAAAAGATTGGAATAACTCTTGTCCTCGGGCAGGGGCAGGTCGCCGTCGCCCATGACCACCACGGCCTTGCAGTTTTTGGCTCCCATGACGGCCCCGGCCCCGAGCCGGCCGAAATGGCGGTAGGTGTCGACGTTGATGCAGGCGTAGGCGCTGCCGTTTTCCCCGGCCGGGCCGATGCGCATGATGGAGCGGTGGCCGGAAGCGCCGGCGGCGATCTTGCGCAGGAGCTTGCCCGTGGTGAAGACGTCGGCCCCGCGCAGGTAGTGCACGTCGATCAGTTCGATGCGCCTCGATCCCACCGCCAGCACGGACAGGCGCGGTGCCCGGCCCGTCACGACGAGCGCATCGAGCCCGGCGAAACGCAAGGCCAGGGCCGAACGGCCGCCGGCGTGGGACTCGGCGTAATTATCGTTATAGGGTGATTTGAAGCCGCACACGGTCTTGCTCATGAGCGGAAAATAGCCTGTTGCCGGGCCGATGGCGAAAATGAGCGGCTGGCGCGGATCGAACGGGGCCTCCCCGGGCAGGCCGTACTTGGAATAGAGCAGCGCCGCCAGCCCCGAACCGCCGATCCACAAGCCGCGCCCGGGCAGCATGACCAGATCGCCCCGCCCCTGGGACAGGTCGTAAACGAGCACGCGGAATTGGTCGTTATCACTTGGCGACATCGCAGCTCTCCAGGCAGGGCGCGGCGGACGCCTCGGCGTCGACGAGCTCCAGGCAGCCGTGGGGACAATACGGAATGCACTGGCCGCAGTGGATGCACACGCTGGGGTTGCCGGCGGCGTCGATGTTGATGGCCTCCACCGGGCAGGACTTGGCGCACTGGCCGCAACGGATGCACAGGGATTTCTTGAGCAGCACCCCGCCGCCGGATTTGCGCTGGACCATGGCTCCGGTGGGACAGGCGGCGGCGCAGGGGGCGGGATCGCAGGCCAGGCACAAAATGGCCTGGAAGCCGCTGGAGACGCCACCTGTGGAGCGGATGCGGATGCCGGCCGTATTCCAGGATAAATTCTTGTAAACCAACCGGGCGCAGGCCAGCGAGCAGGAATGGCAACCAATACAGCGTTCCATGCGCACGGCGCGATGGATCTTCATGTGAAACTCCAGCCCCTTGGCCTAAAAAGGCATAATCGTTCCGGGGGATTCCAGGTAGTCATAGTGGCAAACCCGTCAAAGCAGGTCAACAGTCGCGGCGTGTCTCTTTTGTTTTTTCCAAGGTCGCGAGAAGGATTTCTTGACCAGCCGCCCGATTGCGCCTATAGAGCTTTCTCCCGATGGGGGCGTAGCTCAGCTGGGAGAGCGACGCGTTCGCAACGCGTAGGTAGTGGGTTCAAGTCCCATCGCCTCCACCAAGAAAATAAGGGCCTTGCGGTAAACACCGCAGGGCCCATTTTCTTTGCCCACCCCGCCAGCCATTGCCCCTCCCCCGAAATTCCTGCATATTACCAACAAATCCGCTACCCATGGGAGGTCGCCTTGCCCCCATCCGCCCGAGAGCTCCTGACCAGGCTGGCTCCGGATTTCCCCGCCCGGCACGTCGGCGAAATCCACACCGACACCACCGAATTCATGAGCATCAGCGCCGGCGACGTGATCCAACTCGGCGCGCGACATTTCCTGGTCCTTCGCGACGAAGCCGAACGCCGCTTCGGCCTGGAAGACCCCAAATTCTGGGTCAAGCGCTGCCGCAACCTGGAAACCGGCAACCGCAACATACTCAAGCTCGTCTTCCACGAGAGCTTCCCCATGACCATCGGCTCCATGGTCGTCACCTGCACCAGAAGCCCCCGCAAGGAATCGCGCATCCTGGATCTCGTGCGCGGCGACCACCGCTTCATGCAAGGCGAAACGGTCCTGGACACAGCCGGAAATCCGGTGCGCATCCTGGAGGTCGTGGCCGGCAAACGCCTGGACGAAAAAATCGAAGCCCTGGAAATGTCCCACCGGGACTATTTCCACACCCTCTTCCCCGACGTGCTGGCCCGGTTCATCGAGGCCTGCGAAGCCATCGCCTGGCTCCACGACCACAACGAGAAACACGGCGACGTGCGCCGCGACCACCTTTACGTCAGCTACGACACGGGCCGCTACGTCTGGATCGACTTCGACTACACCTTCGATTTCCAGGAAAGCCCCTTCGGCCTGGACCTCTTCGGACTCGGCAACATCATCCAGTTTCTGGTGGGCATGGGCCAGCACACCACGCAGTCCATCACCCCGGCCCAGCGCAAGCTGATCGAAGCCGAGGACTGCTCCATCATGTTCGCCAACCGCATCGTGAACCTCAAAAAACTCTTTCCGTACATACCGGATGCGCTCAACAACGTCCTGTTGCGGTTTTCGCTCGGAGCGAACGTCTTTTACGACGCAACCAGGGACCTCATCCGCGACCTGACCAAGGCGCATAAGGCCCTCGGCGCGTAAAACCGACCCCAATCCCGCCACCATACGGCCGGAAACACCTCCCGGAGGCAGCATGAGCGAGACAAAAATCCTGATCGCCTTCGACGGCTCGGAAAATTCATTGCGGGCCGTTTCCTACACCGCCGCCATGATCGGCGGCGGCCAGAAACGCCACGTCGCCGTGGCCGCCATCGAACGGCCGCCGGACCGCGACCTGTTCCCGGACGATCTTTCCTGGAAGGCGGAATGCGCCCGCCGCGTGGACGCCATGCGCGCCTCGCTGCTCGACGCCAAGGCCATGCTGGTCGCGGCCGGCATCCCCGACGACTGGGTGGAGACGCGGTTCGTGGAAAGCTGCCGCTCGCCGCTACGGGAATCCATGGAATGCAGCATTGGCACGAGCATCGCGCTCGAGATCCTGCGGCTGGCCGAGGAAGGCGGCTTCGGCACGGTGGTGGTCGGCCGGCGCGGCGTGTCCAAACAGGAGGAATTCCTCTTCGGCTCCGTGTCGACCAAGATCATCCACGCGGCCAAAGGCCGGGCCGTGTGGGTGGTAGCTTAGGAAAAGTGAAGAAGGTGCGAGAGGGGAAACCCTTTGGAAAGGGTTCTCCCCTCTCGCGCTCTCCCCTTCCTAAATTTTCCAACTATACCGCGATGATATCGACAACACCTTGTCACTATTAAAAGTCTTTGGGAAGGGGGTCCGGGGGGAACCCTTTCTTCAGAAAGGGTTCCCCCCGGCTCTTCTCAAACCAAACGCATCGCCAAGTCGAGTGCGGCTTCCAGGCTGCCGGTATCGGCCCGGCCGGAGCCGACGAGGCCGAAGGCCGTGCCGTGTCCGACCGAGGTGCGCACGAAGGGGAGCCCGAGGGTCACGTTCACCGTTTCGTTAAAGTGGAACATCTTGAGCGGCGGCAGCCCCTGGTCATGGTACATGGCCAGGATGGCGGAAAATTCCCCGCCGACCGCCCGGTGAAAGACCGTGTCCGCCGGCAACGGCCCGACCGCCCCCATCCCCTTGGCCACGGCCGCCATGACGGCCGGGCGCACCACATCCTCGTCCTCGCGGCCGAGAAGCCCGCCCTCCCCGGCATGGGGATTGAGCCCGCAGACCGCGATGGGTTTGTCCGCCACGCCCAGCCGCTTCACATAATCCCAGGTCAGCTCCAAACAGCGCGCCACCCGGTCGTAGGTGACGAGGGCCGGCACCCGGGACAGCGGCGGGTGGGTGGTGACGAGGCTGACCCGCAGCACCGGCCCGCACAGGTGCATGCACACGCCCTCGCGCCCCACTCCCGAACGCTCGGCCAGAAATTCCGTGTGCCCGGGGAAGGCGAACCCCGCTTCATTGAGCGCCGCCTTGGACAACGGCCCGGTAACAAGCCCCCAGTCCGGATGCTTGGCCAGGATGGGCACGGCGTATTCCAGGGATTCGCCCGCGGCCAGCCCGCCGGCCGGGGTTTCCTTGCCCGGTGTGGCCGGGAGGCCGGCCAGACGCGGCGGCGTCAGGAGATAGATTCCGGGCGCGCGATCAGCCAGGGCGCTCGGGTTGGCCGGGTCCAGGGGGGTCCAGAAAGGGGTGATGGAAAAATGCCGGCAGTGGTGGACGAGCGGCGCTTCCGGGCCGATCAGGGCCAACCGAAGATCCGGGTAGGCCTTGGCGGCGAGAAGCCGGCAGATCAGTTCCGGCCCGATGCCGTTGGCGTCGCCCAGGGTCATGAGGACGGGGGAGAGTGTTTTGTACATGGTATACCGTATGTTTTTCTTTTGAACGACGGGGGGTGACGGAATGGATCAAGATGGAGATGGAGGCCTGGGAGGGTGTGCCCGAGGCGAAGGCGTATTCTTCAAATATGCGCCGCCCGCCTCGGGCACACCCCTCCCAGGCCCAGTCCATGCGGTCCATCATCGCAACCGGGAAAGACCCGTTGTCCTGGTGGAAACGTAAGGAAATAGCCCGAACTCGGCAAGATTCGGAGCTGGCAAGGAATGCCGTGCAAATCCCTTCGTCCATTAAAGGGGGCCGGGGGGAATTATTCCCCCCGGTGGTGGAGGGTCTGGGAGGAGGCAAAGCCTCCTCCCAGCGCTTCCCTACTCGGGCGTGAAGGCGATGGCGGCCAGGGGGGGAAGTTTGATGGACAGGAAGTAGGGCCAGCCGCCGTAGGTGGTGGGCTGGGCCATGACGCCGCCGTCGTTGCCGACATCGCCACCGCCGAAGTAGGTGGAATCGGAATTGAAGATTTCGCGCCAGAAGCCCGGCACGCGGCAGCCCACGGTATAGGCCTCGCGCACGACCGGGGTGAAGTTGAAGGCCCAGAGGATTTGCGAGCCGTCCGGGGCCTTGCGCAGGAAGGTGATGACCGACGAGGCGTAGTCCGACAGGTCCACCCATTCGAAGCCGGTCCAGTCGTTATCCTGGACGTGCATGGCCGGGCGTGCCTTGTGCAGGGCGTTGAGCGCCCGCACGAGTTCCATGGCCCCCTGGTGCTGGGGGAACTCGGTCAGCACCCAATCAAGCTCCTCGTGGGAAGTCCACTCCTTCCATTGGCCGAATTCGCAGCCCATGAAAAGCAGCTTCTTGCCGGGGTGCGCCCACATATACGAGAGGAAAAGGCGCAGGTTGGCCATCTGTTGCCAGTGATCCCCAGGCATCTTGCCGATGAGCGACCCCTTGCCGTGGGTCACCTCGTCGTGGGAGAGCGGCAGGATGAAATTCTCGTGGAAGGCGTAGAGCATGGAGAAAGTCAGCTGGTTCTGGTGGTAGGACCGGTAGACCGGGTCCTTGGTGAAATAATCCAGGGTGTCGTTCATCCAGCCCATGTTCCACTTGAAGGTGAAACCCAGGCCTCCGGTGTAGACCGGCCGGGACACGCCGGCCCAGGAGGTG contains these protein-coding regions:
- the pgi gene encoding glucose-6-phosphate isomerase, which gives rise to MPLMTELPAHAALVRHHAAIHDLHMRDLFAADPDRFAKFSLRLGDILFDYSKNRITAETMALLFDLARQAGVEARRDAMFSGEKINRTEDRAVLHVALRNRANRPILVDGADVMPEVNRVLEQMRDFCAKVHSGAWTGYTGKKITDVVNIGIGGSDLGPQMATLALAHYAVPGITAHFVSNVDGTHLAETFKRVSPETTLFIIASKTFTTLETMANAHTARDWFLAAAGDEAAVAKHFVALSTNAEAVAKFGIDTANMFAFWDWVGGRYSLWSAIGLSIALAVGFDNYEAMLEGAFVADEHFRNTPLEKNIPVVMGLVGIWYNNFFGAQTQAILPYDQYLTRFAAYFQQGDMESDGKSVAADGRYVPYSTGPIIWGEPGTNGQHAFYQLIHQGTKLIPCDFLAAAVSHNPLGRHQDMLLSNFFAQTEALMRGKTEEEAKAELADKGYDTDRLALLSRAKSFSGNRPTNSFLYKTLDPKTLGTLIALYEHKIFTQGTIWDINSYDQMGVELGKVLAGTILKELENNASVASHDCSTNALITYYKQLRS
- a CDS encoding plasma-membrane proton-efflux P-type ATPase; this translates as MADTTATSPQTNVDDILKEMETTPAGLSADEASNRLAKYGPNALPEKKVNPLLRLLSYFWGPIPWMIEAAAVLSAVVKHWADLTIILVLLIFNAAIGFFEEHKAAGALAALKNQLALMARAYRDGKLVQIAADTLVPGDVIRLRLGDVVPADACCLSGDYLSVDQAALTGESLPVTKKVGDTVYSGSVAKQGEMTAVVTATGANTFFGKTAKLVSSAGSVSHFQKAVMTIGDYLIYLTLALVAVLILVGLDRGEKVLDLVQFALILTVAAIPVAMPAVLSVTMAVGALALSRLKAIVSRLEAIEEMAGMDILCSDKTGTLTQNKLTLGEPLVFAAKDAADLILTGALASKAEDNDVIDLAIIHSLADPKSLDAYKQTAFTPFDPVGKRTEATVADASGATFAVTKGAPQVVMGLCALSKDDAAKADAAIEALAAKGSRTLGVARKDGEGGWTFSGILPLSDPPREDSATTIAKAKEHGIAVKMVTGDNTAIGREISRQLGLGVNMIPAGEFFAADADVSRLPGDVERRIEEADGFAQVFPEHKYGIVRALQDRGHLVGMTGDGVNDAPALKQADVGIAVSGATDAARAAADLVLTAPGLSVIVSAVEYARRIFERMNSYAIYRITETIRIMFFVVLAILVYNFYPITAVMIILLALLNDVPIMTIAYDNTYLDPNPVRWDMRRVLTLSTVLGTIGVIETFGLLILAKTYLKLDLAQIQSFVFLKLAVAGHLTLFVARTRKPFWASPYPAPAMIWSAVATKALATACVGLGWFVAAVPWEYVGLIWGYCLVWLFIEDWAKLVVYEHLALERPHHKRFLGRVNRLLHPHAARMAAR
- a CDS encoding aldehyde ferredoxin oxidoreductase N-terminal domain-containing protein; protein product: MSPSDNDQFRVLVYDLSQGRGDLVMLPGRGLWIGGSGLAALLYSKYGLPGEAPFDPRQPLIFAIGPATGYFPLMSKTVCGFKSPYNDNYAESHAGGRSALALRFAGLDALVVTGRAPRLSVLAVGSRRIELIDVHYLRGADVFTTGKLLRKIAAGASGHRSIMRIGPAGENGSAYACINVDTYRHFGRLGAGAVMGAKNCKAVVVMGDGDLPLPEDKSYSNLFKDIHEKVTASGMMEKYHNLGTPANVLPLNELKSLPWRNLAATSDPEADKISGEAFAEKLLMHNAACSGCPVGCIHVGMVREMFSASHRFAIHQVAYDHEPNFAAGPMLGVTDPTEVLAINDVADRQGLDIISAGVALAWAVEATTKGLVSEKETEVKLAFGDAAAFKRAMWLLGHKANDFYAALGQGALVAASRYGGEDFACVLGQEMAGYATGETYFASQTVAFRHSHLDTGAYSYDQKHKEKDVDAVVKFLVDDERERVQLTCLVACLFAREVYKPEVVGDVLTCLGHGELAANLDAASEHARRERWRRKMETGYDPTKTRIPKRFSQITTWKGPVDAAYMEALRQGYAKAVLQLAAPAPDA
- a CDS encoding 4Fe-4S binding protein, which encodes MKIHRAVRMERCIGCHSCSLACARLVYKNLSWNTAGIRIRSTGGVSSGFQAILCLACDPAPCAAACPTGAMVQRKSGGGVLLKKSLCIRCGQCAKSCPVEAINIDAAGNPSVCIHCGQCIPYCPHGCLELVDAEASAAPCLESCDVAK
- a CDS encoding universal stress protein; translated protein: MSETKILIAFDGSENSLRAVSYTAAMIGGGQKRHVAVAAIERPPDRDLFPDDLSWKAECARRVDAMRASLLDAKAMLVAAGIPDDWVETRFVESCRSPLRESMECSIGTSIALEILRLAEEGGFGTVVVGRRGVSKQEEFLFGSVSTKIIHAAKGRAVWVVA
- the pdxA gene encoding 4-hydroxythreonine-4-phosphate dehydrogenase PdxA, with the translated sequence MYKTLSPVLMTLGDANGIGPELICRLLAAKAYPDLRLALIGPEAPLVHHCRHFSITPFWTPLDPANPSALADRAPGIYLLTPPRLAGLPATPGKETPAGGLAAGESLEYAVPILAKHPDWGLVTGPLSKAALNEAGFAFPGHTEFLAERSGVGREGVCMHLCGPVLRVSLVTTHPPLSRVPALVTYDRVARCLELTWDYVKRLGVADKPIAVCGLNPHAGEGGLLGREDEDVVRPAVMAAVAKGMGAVGPLPADTVFHRAVGGEFSAILAMYHDQGLPPLKMFHFNETVNVTLGLPFVRTSVGHGTAFGLVGSGRADTGSLEAALDLAMRLV